Proteins found in one Coffea eugenioides isolate CCC68of chromosome 5, Ceug_1.0, whole genome shotgun sequence genomic segment:
- the LOC113769911 gene encoding trans-resveratrol di-O-methyltransferase-like, whose product MDLARNGDHTGELLRAQAHIWNHIFNFINSMSLKCAIQLGIPDIIHKHGQPMALPQLIDALPINNAKAPFVYRLMRILIHSGFFIKAKIPGNEGQEGYALTSASKLLLANDPFSVTPFLLAMLDPILTDPWHHFSQWFQNNEETSFHTCHGTSLWELAGRQPQLNQFFNEGMASDARLVSTMVIKNCKDVFMGLNSLIDVGGGTGTVAKAIADAFPHLQCSVLDLPHVVDGWESTKNLAYVGGDMFEAIPPADAVLLKWILHDWSDEECVQILRKCKEAIPSKEKGGKVIIIDMLLKSQQNGDDDAEAIETQLFFDMLMMVVVNGRERNEKDWEKLFFEAGFNGYKITPVLGLRSIIEVYYY is encoded by the exons ATGGATTTGGCTAGAAATGGTGACCATACTGGTGAGCTTTTGCGAGCTCAAGCTCACATATGGAACCATATATTCAACTTCATAAATTCCATGTCCCTCAAATGTGCAATTCAATTAGGCATTCCAGACATTATTCACAAACATGGCCAGCCAATGGCCCTTCCTCAATTGATCGATGCTCTTCCCATCAATAATGCAAAAGCCCCTTTTGTTTATCGTCTTATGCGGATTTTAATCCACTCGGGATTCTTCATCAAAGCAAAGATTCCCGGTAATGAAGGCCAAGAGGGGTATGCACTCACTTCTGCTTCGAAACTTCTACTAGCAAATGACCCTTTTAGCGTGACACCGTTTCTACTTGCCATGCTTGATCCAATCTTGACTGATCCATGGCACCATTTTAGCCAGTGGTTTCAAAACAATGAAGAAACCTCATTTCATACCTGTCATGGGACATCACTTTGGGAGCTTGCAGGTCGCCAACCGCAGCTAAACCAGTTTTTCAATGAAGGCATGGCTAGTGATGCCCGGTTGGTTAGTACCATGGTTATCAAGAATTGTAAGGATGTTTTTATGGGGCTGAATTCGTTGATTGATGTTGGGGGTGGAACTGGAACTGTGGCTAAGGCTATTGCTGATGCTTTTCCTCATCTGCAATGCTCCGTGCTTGATCTTCCTCATGTTgttgatggctgggaaagtacTAAGAACTTGGCCTATGTGGGAGGTGACATGTTTGAAGCCATTCCTCCAGCAGATGCTGTTTTATTGAAG TGGATATTGCATGATTGGAGCGATGAGGAATGTGTACAAATACTCAGGAAATGTAAAGAAGCAATTCCTAGCAAGGAAAAGGGAGGCAAGGTGATAATTATTGACATGCTGCTGAAAAGCCAGCAAAATGGAGATGATGATGCAGAGGCTATTGAAACCCAATTGTTCTTCGATATGCTGATGATGGTTGTAGTCAAtggaagagaaagaaatgagAAAGATTGGGAAAAGCTTTTCTTTGAGGCGGGCTTCAATGGCTATAAGATAACTCCAGTACTGGGCTTGAGATCGATCATTGaggtttattattattaa
- the LOC113770212 gene encoding trans-resveratrol di-O-methyltransferase-like, translated as MDLARNGDHTGELFQAQAHIWNHIFNFINSMSLKCAIQLGIPDIIHKHGQPMALAQLIDALPINNAKAPFVCRLMRILIHSGFFIKAKIPDNEGQEGYALTPASKLLLANDPFSLTSFVLAMLDPIFTDPWHHFSHWFQNNEETPFHSCHGTSVWELAGRQPQLNQFFNEGMASDARLVSTMVIKNCKDVFTGLNSLIDVGGGTGTVAKAIADAFPHLECSVLDLPHVVDGWESSKNLAYVGGDMFEAIPPADAVLLKWILHDWSDEECVQILRKCKEAIPSKEKGGKVIIIDMLLISQQNGDDDAEAIETQLFFDMLMMVHAKGRERNEKDWEKLFLEAGFNGYKITPVLGLRSIIEVYYY; from the exons atggatttggCTAGAAATGGTGATCATACTGGTGAGCTTTTCCAAGCTCAAGCTCACATATGGAACCATATATTCAACTTCATAAATTCCATGTCCCTCAAATGTGCAATTCAATTAGGCATTCCAGACATTATTCACAAGCATGGCCAGCCAATGGCCCTTGCTCAATTGATCGATGCTCTTCCCATCAACAATGCTAAAGCCCCTTTTGTTTGTCGTCTTATGCGGATTTTAATCCACTCGGGATTCTTCATCAAAGCAAAGATTCCCGATAATGAAGGCCAAGAGGGGTATGCACTCACTCCTGCTTCGAAACTTCTACTAGCAAATGACCCTTTTAGCTTGACATCGTTTGTACTTGCCATGCTTGATCCAATCTTCACTGATCCATGGCACCATTTTAGCCACTGGTTTCAAAACAATGAAGAAACCCCATTTCATTCCTGTCATGGGACATCAGTTTGGGAGCTTGCAGGTCGCCAACCGCAGCTAAACCAGTTTTTCAATGAAGGCATGGCTAGTGATGCCCGGTTGGTTAGTACCATGGTTATCAAGAATTGTAAGGATGTTTTTACGGGGCTGAATTCGTTGATTGATGTTGGGGGTGGAACTGGAACTGTGGCTAAGGCTATTGCTGATGCTTTTCCTCATCTGGAATGCTCCGTGCTTGATCTTCCTCATGTCgttgatggctgggaaagtagTAAGAACTTGGCCTATGTGGGAGGTGACATGTTTGAAGCCATTCCTCCAGCAGATGCTGTTTTATTGAAG TGGATATTGCATGATTGGAGCGATGAGGAATGTGTACAAATACTCAGGAAATGTAAAGAAGCAATTCCTAGCAAGGAAAAGGGAGGCAAGGTGATCATTATTGACATGCTGCTGATAAGCCAGCAAAATGGAGATGATGATGCAGAGGCTATTGAAACCCAATTGTTCTTCGATATGCTGATGATGGTTCATGCCaaaggaagagaaagaaatgagAAAGACTGGGAAAAGCTTTTCCTTGAGGCGGGCTTCAATGGCTATAAGATAACTCCAGTACTGGGCTTGAGATCGATCATTGaggtttattattattaa